The Manis javanica isolate MJ-LG chromosome 14, MJ_LKY, whole genome shotgun sequence genomic interval CTTATATAAAGtttgtaattttatatatgtatgtatgtatacatgaaACTATTGTATGGTACTATAGAAATGATCAATTCTCACAAATAATGCTATAGATATTAACCCTTTAATAATATGTATGTTTATTCATCTGTACCTGATAATAACCCAAGGACTTCCATTATTTCAACTCATTTTATCCTGACCATACTTGAGATCAAATAGTATTGTCTTCTTTTCATGAGCAGTGGGCAGAGGAATGGTGGCTAGAGGATAATCTGGAGCCATAGCTGCAGGCCAGCCCCAGTCTGGGCAGCTTCCCCGTGCCCCCAGGACATCTAAAGGGTGGGTCTCTTGACCATGTTCTGCACTTGTGGGTGTGTGACTTGCTCTGCAAAACCACTGAGTCTCACAGCATGGCCTGGTCCCATAAGCGAAAGGTATTCACATTTCAGAATGGATTTTCCCCAAATTATGTTTCAGTTACTTTCTGATTCTTTATTATATGGGATACATCTCCAAGAGTTGTGAAGATTCAGTTGGATCTTTAAACTAGAGAAGTTAATTCAAGTCTGACTTGTATAACAAGGACAACAGCAACTAGCCCCTAGAAATaaggacttttatttttttttatgattcacGTTCTATGTCTGCATAGAGCTAATCTCTGTATTTGTTGACAAACAACATCAGGAAATCACATAACCTTGAACTATGGCAACCTTAGTACATATTACCAATTTTTTTGATCCACAATTGTGAATTCTTAGTTCTCTGGTAATTACAGTTGAATTGAAGTAATCAAAACTGATATTAAATTAAATCTCTGGTAATTAAAGTTGAATTACAGGTAATTTATAATCCAAGAATTTACCAGCCAGTGAAATTTCTTCCTGTTAGCACAACTGGTTTGTTGTGAATGCGAATATACACACTCAGTAAACATTCATCTCAGTAGGTCACATTGCATGAATGACCTATTAATCCCAAAGCTGTTCGTGGTCTAGGTGAAACCTCATGGACAACACCACCTGGATGGCTGACAACAACACCTGGATGGCCCCCAAATCTAGATGGTCAGAGTTCATCCTGGTGGGAATCTTCAATCAATCCCAGCATCCAGCTCTCCTTTGTGTGGTCATTTTCATGGTTTTCCTGATGGCCTTGTCTGGAAACACCATCCTGATCCTTCTGATACGCTCTGAGCCccgcctccacacccccatgtacttttaCATCAGCCAGTTGTCTCTCATGGATGTGACGTACATTTCCGTCACTGTGCCCAAGATGCTGGTGGACCGGGTCACGGGTGTGAACATGATCTCAGCCCCCGGATGTGGGATGCAGATGTTCCTCTATTTGACACTGGTAGGTTCTGAATTTTTCCTCCTGGCcgccatggcctatgaccgctatgcagccatctgccatcctctccGTTACCCTGTCCTCATGAACCAGAGGGTGTGTCTTCTCTTAGTGTCTGGCTGCTGGTTCTTGGGATCCGTGGATGGCTTCATGCTCACCCCTGTCACCATGACCTTCCCCTTCTGCAGATCCCAGgagatccatcatttcttctgtgaggtCCCTGCTGTGATGAAGCTCTCCTGCTCAGACACCTCCATGTATGAGACACTCATGTACCTCTGCTGCGTCCTCATGCTGCTCATCCCTGTGACCATAATTGCAGGCTCCTATGGTTTCATCCTCCTCGCCATCCACAGGATGAACTCAGCAGAGGGCCGGAAGAAGGCCtttgccacctgctcctcccacatgaCTGTGGTCACCCTCTTCTATGGGGCTGCCATCTACACCTACAtgctccccagctcctcccacacccctgagAAGGACATGGTGGTGTCTGTCTTTTACACCATACTCACTCCTGTGCTAAACCCACTAATCTATAGTCTCAGAAATAAGGATGTCACAGGGGCTCTAAGGAAAATGTTGAGGGTGGGACCTGTCTTTCAGGAAACTATAAAGTAAGACATTTTTGTACTGAtgctttcttttcattcactCTAACATGAGAATGGTCTTATGCCAATGGTGTTTCTCAGATTCTCAAACCATGATGTGccatcccacatttatcccttttGGAGGACTTGTTTCATTGAACTGGTAAGGTCTTTGTACAAAactgtattcaaaatatttatacagTTGTACTGGATCCATGTTACATTTTTGAGAAGTTGATACCTACATTGTCATTCTGTGAGAGGATATTAATATTCATAGGAAAtacatattgaaaatatttagagAGCAGTGATCCTGAGGTGTGAAACTGATCAGAAACagggagagggaaaaagagataTAATGAAGCAAAAGGGGGATAATGTTATCGGCGAGACTATGTAGAGGGCATGTAAGTGTCAATCATAATATTATTCATgctacttttctgtaaatttgcaattacttgaaaataaaggataaagtttcatccttttctctttcacttagctcttgttttctgtttggtGTCAGTGTAAATGACATACCTTAGACGTGATGCTCCTGTTATTGTGGCTGAGCATCCCTGTGACAGTGCAGTCACCTACCTGCCTTTATGGGGGCTTCTTCGTTCTTCATGGTCCTTCCCTGAAGCCACAGAGTGGGTGTAGACTGGGGACCCAAGATCCCAAAGATAACATGGGAAAGGCATTCCGGTGACTATTCCAGGGAACGGTACCTCCTTTTCTACTTTACTTTAGCCTCATCTCTTGCCCCTTTATGATCCAGGTTTTCAAAGCCAGTAGTAAAACGATAAGACCAGCATTTTAGAAATGTTAGAGTGGATAATCAATTCGAGAAGTGCAAAATGGGAGGTGAGGAGGCCAGGTGCTTTGGGATGATGAGGTAAATGGTGTGTCAGAGGAATGGATTGTACATTAATGCCAGGATGTATTAGGGGTTTCTGGGGCAGACAGGGCCTTATTGAATGTGTTCCATATAACCACAAACTCAGTTACATCTACCAGTTTCCAATTGGCTGTGTCAACTTGTGATTTCTCAAGTGGTTTCAAAAGTACAGATTTTTGTTTACTCTTGAAACATTCCATTACTTCATAAGCTAAATTAGTATCTCACAGTGCTTGGGgaaacaaaattggaaaataagtttacaatatttttgttacagtgaaacagaatgaataaaatatatagaatccTTAACTTTTAGAAGGATTGAGAAATGCCCATGTCACCCTCAGTTTGCTGGACCATAGTGACACATACATTTGTTGATTCCATTTAAAATGCCCTAGACATGGGGACCAGaatggaataaaacaaaacaaaatgtggtgttgaACAATATTCTTAAAAGATgactttttactcttttttttactctacctcagggaaaaaaaattgtgataaaaatattttttaaatgacaaatcattttttaaataaagtgattaaaataaaactttccataTCCTCGATTAATAAAGGTTCACAAGAATTGTGCAGTTGGGAAAACTCAAACTGTGTATGGCATATAATACTCTGACTTCCTagaaataaaggaacaaatgcaggtaaaaatttcttgaatataggGTGAAAAGAATAAATGGAAGTTTCCAGCATTCAAGTGTACTTGCTTACAATGACACCTAAATATTTGTACACTGAAgtggtttaaaattttcaaacttcACAATGCATTCCTGTTTATGCTCACCATCATTTGGCCAAACAAATCACTTCTACCTGTAAACACAAGCCCTTAACCCTTAGTGTTCCTATATCTACTAAAGGGCATTAAGGACTAAGACTGAAATTCGTACCAAATAGGAGTAAACCAACATAGATTAGGTGAAGAAAACTGTGTTGtttttttacaaatgttttcttttaaagggtGTTCAAAAGTCTTAAGAAAGAGTAGTAGCAAAATAAGGTTTCTAGGGATTATTCAGGAAGTAAggtttaataaaaacaattatatatactggaattcatatttaatgtaattttgattgtctattttcctctttattattttataactaaatttattaataaattacaACATGTATACATCTGTGTcagtgtgacagtgagttcataaaattaaaacatcttaaaggtatattacaaagctatagtaatcaaaacagtatgatgtTAGCACAAGAACAAACCTGTAGaaaaatggaacataatagaaagcccaggaataaacccacacatatatggtcaattcatatatgataaaggaaccatgaataca includes:
- the LOC118969114 gene encoding olfactory receptor 2T29-like: MDNTTWMADNNTWMAPKSRWSEFILVGIFNQSQHPALLCVVIFMVFLMALSGNTILILLIRSEPRLHTPMYFYISQLSLMDVTYISVTVPKMLVDRVTGVNMISAPGCGMQMFLYLTLVGSEFFLLAAMAYDRYAAICHPLRYPVLMNQRVCLLLVSGCWFLGSVDGFMLTPVTMTFPFCRSQEIHHFFCEVPAVMKLSCSDTSMYETLMYLCCVLMLLIPVTIIAGSYGFILLAIHRMNSAEGRKKAFATCSSHMTVVTLFYGAAIYTYMLPSSSHTPEKDMVVSVFYTILTPVLNPLIYSLRNKDVTGALRKMLRVGPVFQETIK